Part of the Candidatus Methylomirabilota bacterium genome, AGAGCTTCTCGCAGGGTGGTATCGAGGATCCCGTCGGCCGGCACAGGATAGCTCACGACATCGCGCAGCGTCCCGATGGGCAAGTAAGGCTTCTGGGGCAGGAAGAGAACGCGCGCATCGGCAGGCACGGTGATCCGCCCGCGGCCGAAAGGCCAGATGCCGGCGATGGCCCGGAAGAGCGTGCTCTTGCCCGAGCCCGTGGGTCCCGTGACCAGGACATTCTCGCCGCTCGAGATGTTTTCCTGCGCGCCCTGCAGGAGGGGCTGCCCGCCGGGAAGATGCAGGTCCACGCCTTCGAGCGAGAGGCTGCCGCCACTCTCCGCGCGATGGATGCCCTCCACGGCCGGGTTCGGTCGCACTCGGATCATGGCCGCCTCGAATCCAATGAGCCGGCTCACCACGGCCCGCCACTCGGCGACCTGCGGATAGAGCTGGGGGTCTACCACCACGCTCAGCGCCTCCTGGACTTTGCCGAAGGCCTGGGCCGTCTGGACGAGGCCGCCGAGGGCGATCTCGCCGCGAAAGAAGCGAGGCCCCGCGACCACGAAGGGAAAGATGATGGCGATCTGAGCGAATCCCACCGTGAATCCCGTCAGCCGCTTCTGCAGGCCCATGATGCTCCACCAGTTCGTCACGACATGGGCGAAGCGCTGGCGGAAATTCTGGAGCTCGTCGGGCTCGCCCCGGTAGAGGGCCACCCCCTCGGTGTTCTCGCGGAAGCGCACGAGGGCGAAGCGGAAGTCGGCTTCGTAGCGCTGCTGCTCGAAGTCGAGCCGGACGAGGCGGCGGCCGACCTTTTCCGTGAGCCAGGTGCCCACGATGGCGTACAAGAGCGCGGTCCAGACCATGTAGCCCGGCACCGTCCAGCCGAGCCACGGCAGGGTCATGGGGCCCGAGAGGAACCAGAGGATGCCCACGAAGGAGACCAGGGTGGTGGCGGCTCTGAGGAATTGC contains:
- a CDS encoding ABC transporter ATP-binding protein/permease, encoding MTNLRQFLRDMWSLAKPYWSSEDRWAAWGLLGVVVAMNLGLVYIDVLINRWSNVFYNSLQDKNYDVFLQQLFRFTWLAAAYIVVAVYQLYLNQMLQIRWRRWLTDRYLNAWLADRAYYRMQLLAGETDNPDQRIAEDVRLFVTRTLTLGLQFLRAATTLVSFVGILWFLSGPMTLPWLGWTVPGYMVWTALLYAIVGTWLTEKVGRRLVRLDFEQQRYEADFRFALVRFRENTEGVALYRGEPDELQNFRQRFAHVVTNWWSIMGLQKRLTGFTVGFAQIAIIFPFVVAGPRFFRGEIALGGLVQTAQAFGKVQEALSVVVDPQLYPQVAEWRAVVSRLIGFEAAMIRVRPNPAVEGIHRAESGGSLSLEGVDLHLPGGQPLLQGAQENISSGENVLVTGPTGSGKSTLFRAIAGIWPFGRGRITVPADARVLFLPQKPYLPIGTLRDVVSYPVPADGILDTTLREALEAVGLAKMGERLDENGNWALQLSPGEQQRIAFARALVQKPDWLFLDEATSAVDERTEARLYALLRERLARTTVISIGHRPTLEAFHKRRLVVRPHADRAASLEEATRTA